DNA from Podarcis muralis chromosome 13, rPodMur119.hap1.1, whole genome shotgun sequence:
AGCAGGTCGTCATCCCATCTGTTGTCTTCGTCCCAGACCTGTACCCGCAACTTGCTGGTCTCCCCCAAGACTTGGATGTTCCCCACATCCAAGTGGACCTTCCATTCTGGGTTGTCGTTGTTCCATATGGTGGGAGTGCGCATCTCCCTGCCGTTGTAGAAGACCTTGACGAAGGCGTCAGTCCGTGACCAGTAGTCTCCCCACAAGTTCCTGGCGCGCACAATCGTCACCTTCAGCTTGCCCAGGCCTCGCGCCCGCGAGCAGCACATGGCATTGGTGGTGCCGTCACTGGCGCAGACGCACGAGCAGGTGTCCCTGGCGCTGCGCCGCGTCCCCGGTGGGCAGGCCTGGGAGCAGTTCCTCCACAGCGCCCGTTCTCTCACGTACTCGCTTACCGCCTGCCGCAAACCCTCTCTCTTGGGGTCCCCCTTGGTCACCAAGGTGTGGATGGGCATCAGGGAGTAGGAGATCAAGCCGGGGATGGATTTGAGGCTTTCCAGCCAGTCCTTGAAGGGCTCTGTGCTCTGCCCGTCGCAGAAGAGCACGTCCGCCTGGCTGTTCCCGCCCACAATCTCTGTCTGCCGCTCGCTGTACGTCTGGTGGAAAGAGCCCTTGaagttcctcttcttcttcagctccTCACACTTCTGGAAGGCGGCCTCCATCTTGACTTTGCCGAGGCTGGCTGCGGCCTCCAGGCTGAGGCAATCCTTGACCTCGTCCGTGGTCGCCCCGTCCAGCGTTGCCTCGCACACCCGCACAGCCGTCACATCCCTCACGCGGCCCCCCAAGTGAATCTGTTGTATGAAATGGGTCCCGTAGGTTTGGATCAGCTGGCGGTATTCCAGCCGGGAGTTAGGCTGGTACTTTTTGGGAAGGGTCTTCACGGCGTATTTGAAATGGCTGCTCTGCGGCAAGTGATGCCCAAGGCGGAAGCtgcaggggaaaggaggaggttaTTCAGGGAGCTCCCAGGCAGTCACTGTTTTCCGGTGGGCACTGATGGATTGCAGGCTGGCAAAATTGGGGTGGGGCAAGTTAGGTTGATCTGGAATTCTTGTGGAACAAAAccattcccccctctccctgctcacaAATTGGACAAATAGGAGTGTGGGGTAGCAATTGCTTAAATGTGGCTTCTTGGTTTGATTGGCCTGCTTCCAGGCCATGCAGTTGACCCCTCCCACCCATAAGGCAAGGTGAGGAGACCGCCTTAGACGGCAAGATCCACAGGGCCAGCAGATCCAGCTTCCAAGGAACGCATCACTTATGGTTGCGGCGGCAATGGTTGCAAAgcactccttggaggctggatctgctgcctcctccagaTGCTACTTCTACAGGGGTCTCTTGGTGAACAGGAGGCGCTGctggtctcttcccaccccagGGAGGAAATGGTGGGCGCTGCCCTTTGAgatctcctgggctctgcacatgggcatagccaagggggggcagggaggggcagctgccccccaatcaatataaatacatagctaactgaggttcacCCCCTAACAAAAAACCTGGCTACACCCCTGGCTCTGCACCCATCCGGCTTGATTCAGAGCAGGCCCCTTTCGCCTCTGCAAagacctttgattcccacttccaGGACTTATTTTCAGCCACAGCTCACTGGAGCTCATctccagcacctttcaggtgggtgccgTTTCCAAGGggaaagttcatggtgagctctggcaccactttttctagaaagaCAGCACCGTCCACTTCCGCCATTGGGTAAatgatttgattccctcccttgttcccaatgtagatcttcactcaccccaaaTGGAGGGGTGccgttttgtggtttgcctcgggTGCTGAAACGTCTCGGGCTGGCGCTGCCTCCCAGATCTACATTtcccggcacccttaacaaatcagCATGAAAAGCCAGCTACGGCCCTTCGGCCTTTCTCCCTGTCTGCCCCCAAGCCATTCCTCTACCCTGCCTTTCCCCATTCCCTGCCTTCATCACCTGTAGTGGGAGCAGGAG
Protein-coding regions in this window:
- the PRF1 gene encoding perforin-1 — translated: MTLVTSEVRFLFPLSELRHPVSGRQIHAHADTSPSRATHGPTSRHADFPSPSEGCLPRGPAMLKASPASSVPLLFLFLLFPSISPQCHKATEDECLEHKDFVPGHSLAGEGIDITTLEKKGAKVLDMNQWQRPDGSCTLCQNPLLEGKPLQRLPVAAVDWEAKTSCQRSVHSSVQESGISLVLAEGSDVKNDWKAGLEVEVKPQALAQVALAGSRSKMAEFSREKSSQDKYSFASHEVSCSHYSFRLGHHLPQSSHFKYAVKTLPKKYQPNSRLEYRQLIQTYGTHFIQQIHLGGRVRDVTAVRVCEATLDGATTDEVKDCLSLEAAASLGKVKMEAAFQKCEELKKKRNFKGSFHQTYSERQTEIVGGNSQADVLFCDGQSTEPFKDWLESLKSIPGLISYSLMPIHTLVTKGDPKREGLRQAVSEYVRERALWRNCSQACPPGTRRSARDTCSCVCASDGTTNAMCCSRARGLGKLKVTIVRARNLWGDYWSRTDAFVKVFYNGREMRTPTIWNNDNPEWKVHLDVGNIQVLGETSKLRVQVWDEDNRWDDDLLGSCDEPLQAGKPQNKICYLNHGSLEFQYHLECGPFLGGPYCLDYVPQKPNYVGDLLQWNS